The Cylindrospermopsis curvispora GIHE-G1 genome contains a region encoding:
- the lexA gene encoding transcriptional repressor LexA, with the protein MEKLTEAQNELYEWLVEYIRVNQHSPSIRQMMQGVNLKSPAPVQSRLEHLRNKGYIGWDEGKARTIRILHSSKYGVPILGTIAAGGLIEPFADAVECEYLDLANLPIPPQSYALRVAGDSMIEDLIADGDVVFLRPVAEPNLMKNGTIVAARVEGYGTTLKRFYLEGDMVTLKPANSNYQPIQVPAIHVEIQGSLVGVWRNYNYGFSQNA; encoded by the coding sequence ATGGAAAAACTGACGGAAGCCCAAAACGAACTATACGAATGGCTGGTAGAATATATTCGGGTTAATCAACATTCACCATCTATTCGTCAAATGATGCAGGGAGTAAATTTGAAGTCTCCAGCACCGGTTCAAAGCAGGTTAGAACACTTGCGGAACAAGGGATACATTGGCTGGGATGAGGGTAAAGCGCGAACCATTAGAATATTGCATTCTAGTAAGTACGGCGTGCCCATTTTAGGAACCATTGCAGCAGGGGGCTTAATTGAACCTTTTGCTGATGCGGTAGAGTGTGAATACTTAGATTTAGCTAATCTACCTATTCCTCCTCAAAGTTATGCTTTGCGCGTAGCTGGTGATAGTATGATTGAGGATTTAATTGCTGATGGTGATGTGGTATTCCTGCGTCCTGTGGCCGAACCCAATCTGATGAAAAATGGCACTATTGTTGCTGCTAGGGTGGAGGGATATGGTACAACCTTAAAACGGTTTTATCTTGAGGGAGATATGGTCACTCTTAAACCAGCTAATTCCAACTATCAACCTATTCAAGTCCCCGCTATTCATGTGGAAATACAAGGTTCTTTAGTCGGTGTCTGGCGAAACTACAATTATGGCTTTAGCCAAAATGCTTAG
- a CDS encoding DNA phosphorothioation system restriction enzyme: MYFIASSIASSSKLPVSAPYTFSLKLPFVRENRGDYHVNSSLPGCPRIPLHVELRGYQKQAITSWFANNGRGTLKMATGSGKTITALAIAYELYKQIGLQVLLVVCPHRHLVTQWGRECEKFNLKPILAYENIRNWHSQMSVELYNLGSGYQKFLTVITTNLTLIGEGFQSQLKYFPPKTLIIGDEAHNLGAPRLEESLPRNVGLRLALSATPERYFDEEGTESLLEYFGPVLQPEFSLKDAIDQGALVHYLYYPVFVELTELESMNYLRLTKKIGRCLQNREIKETVSFEDMEGIKSLLIKRARLISSAENKLVALKHLMLNRLNTSHTLFYCSDGSQEGGNHSYQLEEVTKILGVELGYKISTYTARTSLPEREVLRKQFESGDLQGLVAIRCLDEGVDIPAIRTAVILSSSSNPRQFIQRRGRVLRPHPGKERATIFDMIVSPPDLDREAMEVERNLLRKELKRFVEFSNLADNAGEARMKLFNLQKRYSLLDI; encoded by the coding sequence ATGTATTTTATAGCGTCTTCCATTGCTTCCAGTTCTAAACTACCGGTATCAGCACCATATACCTTTTCCCTTAAATTACCCTTTGTCAGGGAAAATAGGGGTGACTACCATGTCAATTCATCCTTACCCGGTTGTCCTAGAATACCTTTACACGTCGAATTACGAGGATACCAAAAACAGGCTATTACTAGCTGGTTTGCTAATAATGGTCGGGGAACATTGAAAATGGCTACCGGTAGTGGAAAAACAATTACCGCACTGGCGATCGCCTATGAATTATATAAACAGATAGGCTTACAAGTCTTGTTAGTGGTCTGTCCCCATCGTCACTTGGTTACCCAGTGGGGTAGAGAGTGTGAGAAATTCAACTTAAAGCCCATTTTAGCTTACGAAAATATACGGAATTGGCATAGTCAAATGTCCGTAGAGTTATATAACTTGGGTTCTGGTTATCAAAAGTTTCTGACTGTTATTACCACTAACTTGACCTTAATTGGGGAAGGTTTCCAATCACAACTGAAATATTTTCCGCCGAAAACCTTAATCATTGGGGATGAAGCACATAATTTGGGTGCGCCCAGGTTAGAAGAAAGTTTACCTCGTAATGTGGGATTAAGACTAGCTCTATCAGCTACACCAGAAAGATATTTTGATGAGGAAGGTACGGAGTCCTTATTGGAATATTTTGGACCAGTTTTACAACCGGAGTTTAGCTTAAAAGATGCCATTGACCAGGGAGCATTGGTGCATTATTTATACTATCCAGTTTTCGTTGAATTAACGGAGTTGGAGAGTATGAATTATTTAAGATTAACAAAAAAAATAGGGCGTTGTTTACAAAATCGGGAGATAAAGGAGACCGTTAGTTTTGAGGATATGGAGGGTATTAAATCTCTACTGATAAAACGAGCTAGATTAATTAGCAGCGCGGAAAATAAACTAGTGGCATTAAAACATTTAATGTTAAATCGTCTAAACACGAGCCATACATTATTTTATTGTAGTGATGGTTCCCAAGAGGGGGGGAACCATTCTTACCAACTGGAAGAGGTAACCAAAATTTTAGGAGTGGAACTAGGGTATAAAATCAGCACCTACACTGCGCGAACATCATTACCAGAGCGAGAAGTGTTAAGAAAACAATTTGAAAGTGGGGACTTGCAGGGTTTAGTAGCTATTCGTTGTTTAGATGAGGGTGTAGATATACCAGCAATTAGAACCGCAGTGATTTTATCCAGTTCTAGCAATCCCCGTCAATTTATTCAGCGTCGGGGTAGGGTGTTACGTCCCCATCCCGGTAAAGAAAGGGCGACAATTTTTGATATGATAGTGTCACCTCCAGACTTAGATCGAGAAGCAATGGAAGTGGAAAGGAACTTGCTGAGAAAAGAATTGAAAAGGTTTGTAGAATTTTCTAATTTAGCGGATAACGCAGGTGAAGCTAGAATGAAGCTATTTAACCTGCAAAAGCGCTATAGTTTGCTGGACATTTAG
- a CDS encoding LL-diaminopimelate aminotransferase: protein MATINDNYLKLKAGYLFPEIARRVNAFAQANPDAQIIRLGIGDVTEPLPDACRHAMIQAVHDLGDRTTFKGYGPEQGYVWLREKIAVHDFQARGAAIEADEIFISDGSKCDTGNILDIFGRNNIIAVTDPVYPVYVDTNVMAGNTGEANDKGEYGGLVYLPVTAENNFTAEIPQQKVDLIYLCFPNNPTGATATKEHLKDWVNYARSQGSIIFFDAAYEAFITDPELPHSIYEIEGARECAIEFRSFSKNAGFTGTRCALTVVPKTLTAKAADGSNIELWKLWNRRQSTKFNGVSYIVQRGAEAVYSEEGQAQIKALVSFYLENAQIIRQQLTSAGLKVYGGVNAPYVWVKTPAGLTSWEFFDKLLQTVNVVGTPGSGFGAAGEGYFRISAFNSRENVEVAMQRITEKFSINFP from the coding sequence ATGGCTACTATTAACGACAACTATCTAAAACTGAAAGCTGGTTATCTGTTTCCGGAAATTGCTAGAAGAGTCAATGCTTTTGCCCAAGCTAACCCTGATGCCCAAATTATTCGTCTGGGTATTGGTGATGTTACTGAACCACTGCCAGATGCTTGTCGCCATGCTATGATTCAAGCTGTTCATGATCTGGGCGATCGCACTACTTTTAAGGGTTATGGACCGGAACAGGGTTATGTGTGGTTACGGGAAAAAATAGCTGTTCATGATTTTCAAGCTAGGGGAGCTGCCATAGAAGCGGATGAGATCTTCATTTCTGACGGTTCTAAATGCGATACGGGCAATATTTTAGATATTTTTGGCAGAAATAACATTATTGCTGTTACTGACCCTGTATATCCCGTTTATGTCGATACTAATGTGATGGCGGGCAATACTGGAGAAGCTAACGACAAGGGAGAGTATGGTGGTTTGGTGTATTTACCTGTGACTGCGGAAAATAACTTCACAGCGGAAATACCCCAGCAAAAGGTAGATTTAATTTATTTATGTTTTCCTAATAATCCTACCGGTGCAACAGCTACCAAAGAACATCTAAAAGACTGGGTAAACTATGCTAGATCCCAGGGATCCATAATTTTCTTTGATGCTGCTTATGAAGCATTTATTACCGATCCTGAACTTCCCCATTCTATTTATGAAATTGAAGGTGCTAGGGAATGTGCCATAGAATTTCGTTCCTTCTCTAAAAATGCTGGGTTCACTGGTACCCGTTGCGCTCTAACGGTTGTTCCCAAAACCCTAACTGCTAAAGCTGCAGATGGTTCCAATATAGAATTGTGGAAATTATGGAACCGTCGTCAGTCCACCAAATTTAACGGGGTTTCTTATATTGTCCAAAGGGGTGCAGAAGCTGTTTACTCTGAGGAAGGACAAGCTCAAATCAAAGCCTTAGTAAGTTTCTATTTGGAAAATGCTCAAATCATTCGTCAACAATTAACTAGTGCAGGTCTAAAAGTTTATGGTGGAGTAAATGCTCCCTATGTATGGGTGAAGACACCAGCTGGTTTAACTAGTTGGGAGTTTTTTGACAAACTACTACAGACTGTAAATGTTGTAGGAACTCCCGGTTCGGGTTTTGGTGCTGCTGGTGAAGGTTACTTCCGCATTTCCGCATTTAATAGTCGGGAAAATGTGGAAGTAGCAATGCAACGAATTACAGAAAAGTTCTCCATCAATTTTCCATAA
- a CDS encoding lysophospholipid acyltransferase family protein: MLKMQDVKTERAGWSLTHRDPQFIAKMMPLLAILYNCYFRVETSGWENIPEGKILVVGSHNGGLASPDTSMMMYDWLRRFGTERLIYGLMHPKVWEVFPPAAEIAMKGGAIRAHPKMAYAAFRAGASVLVYPGGAEDVFRPHRMRDKIYLAHRRGFIKLALRENVPIVPAISWGSHDTLIVLTDLYKIMERFHQWGMPWLFDVDPIVFPLYLGLPWGLALGPLPNIPLPAKIYTRVCPPIVFKRYGKDAVNDVDYVNECYELVRNQMQTELNQLISETS; the protein is encoded by the coding sequence ATGTTGAAAATGCAGGATGTAAAAACTGAAAGGGCGGGGTGGTCTCTCACACATAGAGATCCCCAATTTATTGCCAAGATGATGCCATTATTAGCAATTTTATATAATTGCTATTTCCGGGTAGAAACCAGTGGTTGGGAAAATATTCCAGAAGGAAAAATTTTGGTTGTTGGTTCTCACAATGGGGGGTTGGCATCTCCGGATACGTCTATGATGATGTATGACTGGTTACGTCGATTTGGTACTGAAAGGCTGATTTACGGTTTAATGCATCCAAAAGTATGGGAAGTTTTTCCCCCAGCAGCTGAAATAGCTATGAAGGGAGGGGCAATCCGAGCCCATCCTAAAATGGCTTATGCAGCATTTCGTGCAGGTGCAAGTGTTTTAGTCTATCCTGGTGGCGCAGAGGATGTATTCCGCCCACATCGAATGCGAGATAAAATCTATCTTGCCCACAGACGGGGTTTTATCAAGTTAGCATTACGAGAGAATGTGCCAATTGTTCCAGCTATTTCCTGGGGATCCCACGACACCTTGATTGTATTAACTGATTTATATAAAATCATGGAGCGGTTCCATCAGTGGGGAATGCCATGGTTATTTGATGTTGACCCTATAGTTTTTCCGTTATACTTGGGTTTACCTTGGGGTTTAGCCCTAGGTCCCCTGCCAAATATTCCTTTACCTGCTAAGATATATACTAGAGTTTGTCCACCGATTGTATTTAAAAGATATGGAAAAGATGCTGTTAATGACGTGGACTATGTCAATGAATGTTATGAACTGGTCAGGAACCAGATGCAAACAGAATTGAACCAATTGATCTCGGAAACTAGCTAG
- a CDS encoding carotenoid oxygenase family protein, producing MTVNKKYIRDVNDQKLDKKTWAHAISQPAKEFPLSQLPIITGKIPQGLRGTLYRNGPGRLQRGNMSVGHWFDGDGAILAVHFRDDGAKAVYRYVQTRGYQEETQADKFLYGNYGMTAPGMIWNKWQRPVKNAANTSVLALPDELLALWEGDHPHALDLENLETKGLTSLGGLTQGKAYSAHPKVDHQTGEIFNFGVNLGTSSPGSGILNIYKSDFTGRIIKQSQFDLTQFSLIHDFVLAGPYLIFFAPPVQLNIWSVLLGISSYSQALTWQPHIGTQIIVIDRENLSLVSRGETESWFQWHFSNGYVDNRGIVIIDFAKYADFQTNEYLREVATGKVKTTAKTTFTRVELNPQTGRVKQLVTLLNRTCEFPSVPSKNVGKFSPATYMSIFKEGTETQGEILNGMAKFDHEDGSLTEANLGLNCYPSEPIYVEDRTSSDRGWVLTVVYDGNSHSSTICIFDSHRMNEEPVCQLALPSVIPHSFHGTWKPYN from the coding sequence ATGACTGTAAATAAGAAATATATCAGAGATGTAAATGATCAAAAATTAGATAAAAAAACTTGGGCCCATGCCATATCGCAACCAGCAAAAGAATTTCCCCTCTCTCAATTACCCATAATTACAGGTAAAATTCCCCAGGGTTTGCGGGGTACCCTATACCGCAACGGTCCAGGGAGATTACAACGGGGAAATATGTCTGTGGGACACTGGTTTGATGGGGATGGAGCCATTTTAGCAGTCCACTTTCGCGATGACGGTGCTAAAGCGGTTTATCGTTATGTACAGACCAGGGGGTATCAAGAAGAGACTCAAGCAGATAAGTTCCTTTACGGTAATTATGGTATGACAGCACCCGGTATGATTTGGAATAAGTGGCAAAGACCGGTTAAAAATGCTGCTAATACTTCAGTTTTGGCATTGCCAGATGAACTTTTAGCTCTTTGGGAGGGTGATCATCCCCATGCTTTAGATTTAGAGAACTTAGAAACCAAGGGTTTAACTAGTTTGGGGGGGTTAACCCAGGGAAAAGCTTATTCTGCTCATCCCAAGGTTGACCATCAAACAGGGGAAATATTTAACTTTGGGGTGAACCTTGGCACTAGTTCTCCGGGGAGTGGCATACTTAATATTTACAAAAGTGATTTCACTGGTAGAATCATTAAACAGTCCCAATTTGATTTGACCCAATTTAGCCTCATTCATGATTTTGTTTTAGCGGGACCATATTTAATCTTTTTTGCCCCACCCGTACAGTTAAATATCTGGTCGGTATTATTGGGAATTAGCAGTTACAGTCAGGCTTTGACTTGGCAACCACATATAGGAACCCAAATCATTGTTATTGATAGAGAAAATTTATCTTTAGTTAGTCGAGGAGAAACCGAATCCTGGTTTCAGTGGCATTTTAGTAATGGTTATGTTGATAATAGAGGTATAGTAATTATTGACTTTGCCAAATATGCTGATTTCCAAACTAATGAATATTTACGGGAAGTAGCAACTGGAAAAGTAAAAACAACCGCCAAAACTACCTTTACCAGAGTAGAACTCAACCCCCAAACCGGTCGAGTTAAACAACTGGTGACCTTATTAAATAGAACCTGTGAATTTCCTAGTGTCCCCAGCAAAAATGTTGGCAAATTTTCACCCGCTACATACATGTCCATTTTTAAAGAAGGGACCGAGACACAAGGGGAAATATTAAATGGCATGGCCAAATTTGACCATGAGGACGGTAGTTTAACTGAAGCTAACCTAGGTTTAAACTGCTATCCTTCAGAACCAATTTATGTTGAAGATAGAACAAGTTCTGACAGAGGTTGGGTATTAACAGTGGTTTATGATGGCAATAGCCATAGTAGCACAATTTGCATATTTGACAGTCATCGAATGAACGAAGAACCAGTTTGTCAACTTGCCTTACCTTCCGTAATTCCCCATAGTTTTCATGGAACTTGGAAACCATATAATTAA
- a CDS encoding ATP-binding protein gives MAKHFNTAGPCKANIHYMLSPTARLPELKALIDGENYFIIHAPRQVGKTTAMIALAQELTDSGEYIAVMLSLEVGAPFSRDPGMAERAILDEWQESACVYLPTNLHPPRWPPSQPGRQIGAALASWAKVATRPLVVFLDEIDALADETLISVLRQLRSGYNRRPHSFPHSVGLIGMRDVRDYKVKSGGSERLNTSSPFNIKAESLTLNNFTLSEVEELYLQHTQATEQVFTPEAIQQAFYLTDGQPWLVNALARQATQVLVKDITQPITAEVINRAKEILIQRQDTHLDSLAERLREDRVKTIIEPILAGEDLPDVPQDDIRYVLDLGLCRDRGQGLEIANPIYREVLPLVLSYTTRASIGVIEPRWLNEQGELLPDELLEAFLEFWRQHGEPLLKSAPYHEIAPHLVLMAFLHRVVNGGGTLEREYAIGSGRMDICLRYGKVVMGIELKVRREKLDPLTKGLTQLDKYLDGLGLDRGWLVIFDRRAGLPPMGERISTEEVISPGGRTITVIRS, from the coding sequence ATGGCTAAACACTTTAACACTGCTGGACCATGTAAAGCCAACATCCACTATATGCTTTCCCCCACCGCTCGCTTACCGGAGTTAAAAGCGCTAATTGATGGAGAAAACTACTTTATCATTCATGCACCGCGACAAGTAGGCAAAACCACCGCTATGATAGCCCTAGCCCAAGAATTGACTGATAGTGGGGAATATATCGCCGTGATGCTTTCTTTAGAAGTAGGGGCACCATTCTCTAGGGATCCGGGTATGGCTGAACGTGCAATTTTGGATGAATGGCAAGAATCCGCTTGTGTATACCTACCAACTAATCTCCACCCACCCCGTTGGCCACCATCTCAACCAGGGCGGCAAATTGGAGCCGCATTAGCTAGTTGGGCTAAGGTTGCTACTCGTCCCCTAGTGGTTTTCCTGGATGAAATTGATGCTTTAGCAGATGAAACATTGATTTCTGTTCTCAGACAATTACGCTCAGGTTACAATCGTCGTCCCCATAGCTTTCCCCATTCGGTAGGGTTAATTGGCATGCGGGATGTGCGGGACTATAAGGTTAAATCCGGTGGAAGTGAACGACTTAATACGTCAAGTCCTTTCAATATCAAGGCTGAGTCTTTAACCCTAAATAATTTTACTTTATCAGAAGTAGAAGAACTTTACTTACAACATACACAAGCTACGGAACAGGTGTTTACCCCGGAAGCCATTCAACAGGCATTTTATTTAACCGATGGACAACCGTGGTTAGTCAACGCCCTAGCTCGTCAAGCTACCCAGGTTTTGGTGAAAGATATTACCCAACCCATTACTGCTGAAGTCATTAACCGAGCCAAAGAAATCCTGATTCAGCGCCAGGATACCCACTTAGACAGCTTAGCAGAGCGCTTACGGGAAGATAGAGTCAAAACAATTATTGAACCAATTTTAGCGGGTGAAGATTTACCTGATGTACCCCAGGATGATATTCGTTATGTCCTGGATTTAGGACTGTGTCGAGACCGAGGACAGGGTTTGGAAATTGCCAATCCAATTTATCGGGAAGTTCTACCCTTGGTGTTAAGTTACACAACCAGGGCTTCCATTGGAGTTATTGAACCTCGTTGGTTAAATGAACAGGGGGAGCTATTACCCGATGAATTATTGGAAGCATTTCTGGAATTTTGGCGACAACATGGGGAACCACTGCTCAAAAGTGCGCCCTACCATGAGATTGCTCCCCATTTGGTATTAATGGCATTTTTACATCGAGTAGTAAACGGTGGTGGTACGTTAGAACGGGAATATGCCATTGGTTCTGGAAGAATGGATATTTGTTTACGCTATGGCAAGGTAGTGATGGGCATAGAGTTAAAGGTGCGGAGGGAAAAGTTGGATCCCCTAACCAAGGGTTTGACCCAACTGGATAAATACCTGGATGGGTTAGGATTGGATAGAGGGTGGTTAGTGATTTTTGATCGCCGTGCGGGATTACCACCCATGGGAGAGAGAATTAGTACGGAGGAGGTCATTAGTCCGGGGGGACGAACCATTACCGTCATTCGTAGTTAG
- a CDS encoding chromophore lyase CpcT/CpeT: MTHSQDVLTLARWMAADFSNQAQAFENPPLYAHIRVCMRPLAYSLLSGVSLFVEQAYDYDLKDPYRVRVLKLLVEQGQIIIENYTVKDEKDFYGSSRDLGKLQNLTADRLEKLCGCNMRVEWTGNCFTGTVESGKNCLVVRKGQKTYLDSKFEIDDQKFLSWDRGRDLETDQHVWGSLAGPFHFLRWGNFADEVKLP, encoded by the coding sequence ATGACCCATTCTCAAGATGTTCTTACCTTAGCTCGTTGGATGGCAGCGGATTTCAGCAATCAAGCTCAGGCTTTTGAAAATCCGCCTCTATATGCCCACATTCGTGTCTGTATGCGTCCCCTAGCTTATTCTCTCCTATCTGGGGTCAGTCTTTTTGTTGAACAAGCTTATGATTATGATCTCAAAGATCCCTATCGCGTCCGAGTGTTAAAGTTATTGGTTGAACAAGGGCAAATTATCATTGAAAACTATACGGTCAAAGATGAGAAGGATTTTTATGGATCATCTCGGGATTTGGGTAAATTACAAAATTTAACTGCCGATCGCCTGGAAAAACTATGTGGTTGTAATATGCGGGTGGAGTGGACTGGTAACTGCTTTACCGGTACTGTGGAATCAGGTAAGAATTGTCTAGTGGTTCGCAAGGGACAAAAAACCTATTTAGATAGTAAATTTGAGATAGACGACCAAAAATTCCTCAGCTGGGACAGGGGGAGGGATTTAGAAACCGATCAACATGTTTGGGGTTCCCTCGCTGGGCCATTTCACTTTCTCCGTTGGGGAAATTTCGCCGATGAGGTAAAATTACCCTAG
- a CDS encoding 2-phosphosulfolactate phosphatase family protein encodes MKIFVYHTPELTPTGEIPECAIAVDVLRATSTIATVLAAGGEAVQVFSDLNELTEVSEQWPAQKRLRAGERGGGKVAGFELGNSPLDCTPELVEGRRLFISTTNGTRALKRIEDAPIVLAAALINRSAVVNFLLDKQPQSVWIVGSGWEGSFSLEDTVCAGAIAHSVWRKTGLPLDEIAGNDEVTSAIALYEQWEDNLIGLFHQASHGKRLLRLECAEDLKYCAQTDILDVLPLQRQPGILTSHNAY; translated from the coding sequence GTGAAGATATTTGTATATCATACTCCAGAATTAACCCCCACAGGGGAAATACCAGAATGTGCGATCGCCGTCGATGTTCTACGCGCCACTAGCACTATAGCTACAGTATTGGCTGCTGGTGGCGAAGCGGTACAAGTTTTTTCTGACCTCAACGAACTAACAGAGGTTAGCGAACAATGGCCTGCGCAAAAGCGATTACGGGCTGGAGAACGAGGTGGTGGTAAGGTAGCTGGGTTTGAATTAGGTAATTCCCCTCTGGATTGCACACCAGAACTAGTGGAAGGGAGACGTTTATTTATTAGTACCACCAATGGCACCCGTGCCCTAAAACGAATAGAAGATGCCCCAATTGTTTTAGCAGCAGCCCTAATCAATCGCTCTGCAGTAGTCAATTTTTTATTAGACAAACAACCCCAAAGCGTCTGGATAGTTGGTTCGGGGTGGGAGGGGAGTTTCTCCCTGGAAGATACTGTTTGTGCAGGTGCGATCGCCCATAGTGTATGGCGAAAAACCGGTTTACCGTTAGATGAAATTGCTGGTAATGATGAAGTTACGAGTGCGATCGCTCTTTATGAACAATGGGAAGATAATTTAATAGGATTATTTCATCAAGCCAGTCATGGTAAAAGATTATTACGTCTAGAATGTGCAGAGGACTTAAAATATTGTGCTCAGACGGACATTTTAGACGTTTTACCCCTACAGAGGCAACCAGGGATTTTAACAAGTCACAATGCTTACTGA
- a CDS encoding M61 family metallopeptidase, protein MPKPENHLFEVTLHIDNYPGIVVDLKMPVWTPGSYLVREYAKNLQDFTAFAGSKPLRWKKVSKNHWQVEKGKANQVVVRYRIFAHELSVRTNHLDATHGYFNGAGMFFRIPGWEQKPIYITVVTPNPQWQVTTALPLVNQEANTFLADNFDALIDSPFEIGNHHLHHFQVGNKPHELAIWGRGNYQIKQVLDDLQKIITREAQIFGGLPYERYVFILHLSHELYGGLEHKNSCSLIYDRLGFRTKEKYERFMQLLAHEFFHLWNVKRIRPRELQSFDYDQENYTPSLWFCEGITSYYDLLIPFQAGIYDARSYLHHLSQQITRYLTTPGRYVQPLSESSFDAWIKLYRPSPNSRNSQISYYLKGEMVALLLDLLIRDRHQNTVSLNDVMVEMWRKFGTQETGYTTQDLKEVIEQVAQIDLSDFFKQYIDGLEHLPFLKYLEPFGLALVEQSESAPYLGIRVEPENGQETIKFVEAHSPASTAGLDVGDELLAIDGIKVGINQLGHRLQDYQPKDTIEITVFHQDELRNYKVTLGKPRPHKYQLRPVENPSTTQKNNFEGWLEVPITTIQ, encoded by the coding sequence ATGCCTAAACCAGAAAATCACCTATTTGAGGTGACTCTGCACATTGACAACTACCCCGGAATAGTCGTTGATTTGAAAATGCCCGTATGGACACCAGGGTCATACTTGGTGCGAGAATATGCTAAAAACCTACAGGATTTTACCGCATTTGCTGGTTCTAAACCTTTAAGGTGGAAGAAGGTTAGCAAAAATCACTGGCAAGTAGAAAAAGGTAAAGCTAATCAGGTCGTTGTACGCTATCGTATTTTTGCTCACGAACTGTCAGTACGTACAAATCACCTGGATGCTACCCATGGTTATTTTAACGGTGCAGGGATGTTTTTTAGAATCCCTGGTTGGGAACAAAAGCCAATTTACATTACTGTGGTCACACCTAATCCACAATGGCAAGTAACTACCGCCTTACCACTAGTTAACCAAGAGGCTAATACATTTTTAGCAGATAATTTCGATGCTCTGATTGATAGTCCTTTTGAAATCGGTAATCATCATTTACATCACTTCCAAGTAGGGAATAAACCTCATGAATTAGCAATTTGGGGGAGGGGAAATTATCAAATCAAACAGGTACTAGATGATTTACAAAAAATTATCACCCGTGAGGCACAAATATTCGGGGGGTTACCTTATGAAAGATATGTATTTATCCTCCACCTAAGCCATGAGCTTTATGGCGGTCTAGAGCATAAAAATTCCTGTTCCTTAATTTATGATCGGCTAGGATTTAGGACTAAGGAAAAATATGAAAGATTCATGCAGTTGTTAGCCCATGAATTCTTTCATCTGTGGAATGTGAAAAGAATTCGTCCCCGGGAGTTACAGAGTTTTGATTATGACCAGGAGAACTATACACCTTCTTTATGGTTTTGCGAGGGGATTACCAGTTACTATGATTTACTAATTCCTTTTCAAGCAGGAATCTATGACGCTAGGTCTTATTTACATCATTTGAGTCAGCAAATTACTAGATATCTCACAACTCCAGGACGTTATGTCCAACCCCTGAGTGAATCTAGTTTTGATGCTTGGATTAAGTTATATCGTCCCTCTCCTAATAGTCGAAATTCTCAAATTTCTTACTATTTAAAAGGGGAAATGGTCGCCTTGTTATTAGATTTGCTCATTCGCGATCGCCATCAAAATACAGTTTCTTTAAATGATGTGATGGTGGAAATGTGGCGGAAATTTGGTACACAGGAAACTGGTTATACTACCCAAGATTTAAAAGAAGTCATTGAACAGGTAGCCCAAATAGATTTATCTGACTTCTTTAAACAATATATAGATGGTCTAGAGCATTTACCATTCCTCAAGTATTTAGAACCTTTTGGGTTGGCATTAGTCGAGCAATCCGAGTCCGCACCTTATCTGGGAATTAGGGTGGAACCGGAAAATGGACAGGAAACTATTAAGTTTGTGGAAGCTCACTCCCCTGCTAGTACAGCAGGATTAGATGTGGGTGATGAACTGTTAGCCATTGATGGGATTAAGGTAGGTATAAATCAACTAGGTCATCGGTTACAAGACTATCAACCCAAGGACACCATTGAAATAACGGTTTTTCACCAGGATGAATTGCGGAACTACAAGGTGACCTTGGGCAAACCACGTCCCCACAAATATCAATTACGTCCAGTGGAAAATCCTAGTACCACCCAAAAGAACAACTTTGAGGGTTGGCTAGAAGTACCAATCACCACAATTCAGTAA